The DNA region ttaatatctggaacaatagattatggttaggtagtggaacaaggagagcgtctgttgtacatcaacactagatactgctaaaccactgtagaggtaatagtatataatccctgcccggtgcagtaaaatgtaaacggcggctgtattatgacggtccaaaggtaggtaaatccttgtcgggtaattatcgtcgtgcgtgaaagttggtccgactcttcacatgtcgtttatctaaaactttcttaaatagaattatctttgaatatgaggatccagatggcccgacggttagaccctgagcacctttacatccttaaatcatatacaggatcaaatcttccttgagcgactcgacaggcactagagatagcgtgaaagctcttttgatttccatgaacggagttacatattagattctctttcgctcccatggtatttagtaagttaacattgaaacgtatccagtgtaaagtttgaacgtaatccagctttaccttctatgttgttatgttaaccaaataagttcatcgttgttgatatttcattgacatgttgataacataaatactaacaaaccaccggttttggatgggattacttttaacaccgcataatatgctaaaaagtaccattcaggtacgatatgaagcggagttacaaaccggttcactggtatggagttatctgggtgcgataattcaatcaaaccaaaagccgtttgtaagaaaattaaaccaattagataatatggtagatagggaacaaactgtctccagacgttcttaacccagctcacgtattacatctgacggtgaactagcgttcctaactgaatcttgttcaataacaagggagtaatgagccgacatggaggtgctgatacaatccgaggattagaactcccaatattatctgacctgttatccccggcgtaccttacgaccgttatatgatttagagatagaatgtaatgtggattaatatccacatggtttctacaaagtgtagatataaaatagtgaatggttctgtaaagatcttgcataacatacctttagatttgcttagcattatagagcttgtaggcatgtaagtaactaaagaactatagatactttgaagtgaagaatacaaggatagctccaacaaataacatggctaaaatgtataccagttaagatgaaaagtccattaccaaatgcattatcattaatataaagagatagtcctaagtattccgtacagactaacattaagaaggcgactaccaaagtgaatgtcatgatattcgtacagcttgtatacaaatgttggtttttcaaatatacgctggataccactatacttaatgcacttaacatgatggtcatgaaaagcacaagagaacttggatccggtaaacaaagaccttcaagatctaaaccagtagtccaactcgtagtatatactccccagaaaaagctgataataatcctgtctcagagatgataatccaagtacgatgctactgattagactagcatctgagtagtagttttctctcgctgttaagatgagtgagaacaagaatccatatattacgcctagaacataaccgatgtggaatatcttaatgtagtaggatattgaaatccaacacttttagctgtcttaagcagtccagtggggtggtggtgtactgcaatcataaagaacttggttgtctgtatctcataaccggagtcatcttcagtattctaggaactataatgtctttgtttattcgatttgagttatacagttctggatcgcggatcatttgtacagagacgatagctacttataatgtgataataacgatacatggcctagctatgatctttatgttcttaatgcctgcttttgtacggaggatatggtaacttctttgtaccaatatatattggtggttcggaagtcgttttcccaagaactaacgcgatctcctattttctagtacattagtgaactcttttggtctgatcctaagtacgcagtgagctaactagatacaaggaacttgacaagcattaatagatttattataaaacgacaaggacatgagtctactggattttatacatacagggttgaactgtgtaaagatcattgtgttatggttctatcacaaaccattgagattacgaagttatggttttgggctcgtgagtgtctctcaataactagctgagtgcttgtacgataattatatcaatgcagtaccaattaaggcgtgtagcatctcctatgctccttaacatcacagctatgtcgaattatcgcacccagataactccataccagtgaaccggtttgtaactccgcttcatatcgtacctgaatggtactttttagcatattatgcggtgttaaaagtaatcccatccaaaaccggtggtttgttagtatttatgtttatcaaacatgtcaatgaaatatcaacaacgattgaaacttatttggttaacataacaacatagaaggtaaagctggattacgttcaaactttacactggatacgtttcaatgttaacttaactaaataccatgggagcgaagagaatctaatatgtaactccgttcatggaaatcaaaagagctttcacgctatctctagtgcctgtcgagtcgctcaaggaagatttgatcctgtatatgatttaagggatgtaaaggtgctcagggtctaaccgtcgggccatctggatcctcatattcaaagataattctatttaagaaagttttagataaacgacatgtgaagagtcggaccaactttcacgcacgacgataattacccgacaaggatttacctaccttttggaccgtcataatacagccgccgtttacattttactgcaccgggcagggattatatactatacctctacagtggtattagcagtatctagtgttgatgtacaacagacgctctccttgttccactacctaaccataatctattgttccagatattaaggaatgttacgcttcatataactacacaacgttatgccaagaaggataccagattaccctgattatctttgttatattaatacatggtgttcaattggttctatatccacaatagttatcatcttaactatgctctgcattaagtatagtggtatccagcgtatatttgaaaaaccaacatttgtatacaagctgtacgaatatcatgacattcactttggtagtcgccttcttaatgttagtctgtacggaatacttaggactatctctttatattaatgataatgcatttggtaatggacttttcatcttaactggtatacattttagccatgttattgttggagctatccttgtattcttcactcaaagtatctatagttctctttagttacttacatgcctacaagctctataatgctaagcaaatctaaaaggtatgttatgcaagatctttacagaaccattcactatttatatctacactttgtagaaaccatgtg from Besnoitia besnoiti strain Bb-Ger1 chromosome Unknown contig00065, whole genome shotgun sequence includes:
- a CDS encoding putative apocytochrome b (encoded by transcript BESB_070190) — its product is MSAHYSLVIEQDSFVPYLPYYLIGLIFLQTAFGLIELSHPDNSIPVNRFVTPLHIVPEWYFLAYYAVLKVIPSKTGGLLVFMLSTCQ
- a CDS encoding putative apocytochrome b (encoded by transcript BESB_070200) codes for the protein MVLGSYVELSHPDNSIPVNRFVTPLHIVPEWYFLAYYAVLKVIPSKTGGLLVFMFIKHVNEISTTIETYLVNITT